One segment of Danio aesculapii chromosome 3, fDanAes4.1, whole genome shotgun sequence DNA contains the following:
- the LOC130221288 gene encoding protein PFC0760c isoform X1 has translation MATLRSLLLGLLLALLCSFQTPLAPSASVKAQDLPLIREEGLMADDDDDDDDDDDDDDDDDDDDDDDDDDDDDDDDDDDDDDDDDDDDDDDDDDDDDDDDDDDDDDDDDDDDDDDDDDDDDDDDDDDDDDDDDDDDDDDDDDDDDDDDDDDDDDDDDDDDDDDDDDDDDDDDDDDDDDDDDDDDDDDDDDDDDDDDDDDDDDDDHEDDDDDDDDYHEGSICSFCAHCEHCDSCDECPCKKGDDSEHCEFCDDCGKCYICPVCETVCQPGGFVDSVSGSIYKTVADVFNDDDDDDDDDDDN, from the exons ATGGCTACTCTTAGAAGTTTGCTGTTGGGGCTTTTGCTGGCCCTGCTCTGCTCCTTCCAGACACCGCTGGCACCCTCAGCCTCAGTCAAAGCCCAGGATCTGCCACTCATCCGCGAGGAAGGCCTAatggctgatgatgatgatgacgatgacgaTGACGATGACGATGACGATGAcgacgacgacgatgatgatgatgatgatgacgacgatgatgatgacgacgacgatgatgacgacgatgatgacgacgatgatgacgacgatgatgacgacgatgatgatgacgacgacgacgacgacgatgatgatgacgacgatgatgatgacgacgacgatgatgatgacgacgatgatgatgacgacgatgatgatgatgatgacgacgatgatgatgacgacgatgatgatgatgacgatgatgatgatgatgatgacgacgatgatgacgacgacgacgacgatgatgacgacgacgatgatgacgacgatgatgacgacgatgatgacgacgatgatgatgacgacgatgatgatgatgatgacgacgatgatgacgacgacgatgatgacgacgacgatgatgatgatgatgacgatgatgatgatgaccacGAAG ATgacgatgatgacgatgatgattatCATGAGGGATCCATCTGCTCATTCTGTGCCCACTGTGAG CATTGCGACAGCTGTGATGAGTGCCCGTGTAAAAAGGGAGACGACTCTGAACATTGTGAATTCTGTGat GACTGTGGAAAGTGCTACATCTGTCCTGTTTGTGAGACCGTCTGCCAGCCAG GTGGCTTTGTGGACTCAGTGTCTGGATCAATCTATAA GACTGTTGCAGACGTCTtcaatgatgacgatgatgacgaCGACGATGACGACGACAACTAA
- the nosip gene encoding nitric oxide synthase-interacting protein — MTRHGKNCTAGAVYTYHEKRKDTAASGYGTQSVRLGKDAIKDFDCCSLSLQPCRDPVLTEDGYLYEKEAILQYILHQKTEIAKKMKAYEKQKQALKSEGQLESKSEERERAEKFKQRENNIVSKPINPFTSGKSKDEGNQNGSTSSSSTDTSSGESSSSSALPSFWIPSLTPEAKPTLLKKPSKTVSCPMSGRPLKMSDLITVRFTPLDPSLDRVALLTRQDRYVCAVTKDTLGNSVPCAVLRPSGVVVTMECVEKLIKKDMIDPVTGDKLKERDIIPIQRGGTGFAGSGVDLKAKEARPVMQA; from the exons ATGACTCGACACGGGAAGAACTGCACCGCAGGAGCCGTTTACACTTATCACGAGAAGAGGAAAGACACTG CGGCTTCGGGTTATGGGACACAGAGTGTGCGTTTGGGGAAGGATGCAATCAAAGATTTTGACTGCTGCTCTCTGTCCTTGCAGCCCTGCAGAGACCCTGTCCTAAC GGAAGATGGATACTTGTATGAAAAAGAGGCCATTCTGCAATACATCCTTCATCAGAAAACAGAAATTGCCAAGAAAATGAAG GCATATGAGAAGCAGAAACAGGCTCTGAAGAGTGAAGGCCAGCTGGAGTCCAAATCTGAGGAGCGAGAGAGAGCTGAGAAGTTCAAACAGAGAGAGAATAACATCGTCTCCAAACCAATTAACCCCTTTACTTCAG GGAAATCTAAAGATGAAGGAAACCAGAATGGCTCAACCAGCTCCTCCAGTACTGACACTTCATCAGGAGAGTCCAGTTCCTCTTCAGCTCTGCCCAGTTTCTGGATTCCCAGCCTCACACCAGAGGCCAAACCCACCTTACTTAAAAAACCT TCAAAGACAGTGTCGTGCCCCATGTCAGGGCGTCCTTTGAAGATGAGTGATTTGATTACAGTCCGTTTCACTCCACTGGACCCCAGTTTGGACCGAGTGGCCCTTCTCACACGTCAA GACAGATACGTGTGTGCAGTTACCAAAGACACACTTGGAAACTCAGTGCCCTGTGCAGTTCTTAGACCCTC TGGAGTCGTAGTCACTATGGAGTGCGTGGAGAAGCTCATAAAGAAAGACATGATTGATCCAGTAACTGGAGACAAACTGAAAGAGAGGGACATAATACCAATTCAGAGG GGTGGGACTGGCTTTGCGGGCTCAGGAGTGGATCTCAAAGCTAAAGAGGCCAGACCCGTTATGCAAGCATAA
- the LOC130221288 gene encoding germ cell nuclear acidic protein isoform X2 — protein MATLRSLLLGLLLALLCSFQTPLAPSASVKAQDLPLIREEGLMADDDDDDDDDDDDDDDDDDDDDDDDDDDDDDDDDDDDDDDDDDDDDDDDDDDDDDDDDDDDDDDDDDDDDDDDDDDDDDDDDDDDDDDDDDDDDDDDDDDDDDDDDDDDDDDDDDDDDDDDDDDDDDDDDDDDDDDDDDDDDDDDDDHEDDDDDDDDYHEGSICSFCAHCEHCDSCDECPCKKGDDSEHCEFCDDCGKCYICPVCETVCQPGGFVDSVSGSIYKTVADVFNDDDDDDDDDDDN, from the exons ATGGCTACTCTTAGAAGTTTGCTGTTGGGGCTTTTGCTGGCCCTGCTCTGCTCCTTCCAGACACCGCTGGCACCCTCAGCCTCAGTCAAAGCCCAGGATCTGCCACTCATCCGCGAGGAAGGCCTAatggctgatgatgatgatgacgatgacgaTGACGATGACGATGACGATGAcgacgacgacgatgatgatgatgatgatgacgacgatgatgatgacgacgacgatgatgacgacgatgatgacgacgatgatgacgacgatgatgacgacgatgatgatgacgacgacgacgacgacgatgatgatgacgacgatgatgatgacgacgacgatgatgatgacgacgatgatgatgacgacgatgatgatgatgatgacgacgatgatgatgacgacgatgatgatgatgacgatgatgatgatgatgatgacgacgatgatgacgacgacgacgacgatgatgacgacgacgatgatgacgacgatgatgacgacgatgatgacgacgatgatgatgacgacgatgatgat gatgatgatgatgatgacgatgatgatgatgaccacGAAG ATgacgatgatgacgatgatgattatCATGAGGGATCCATCTGCTCATTCTGTGCCCACTGTGAG CATTGCGACAGCTGTGATGAGTGCCCGTGTAAAAAGGGAGACGACTCTGAACATTGTGAATTCTGTGat GACTGTGGAAAGTGCTACATCTGTCCTGTTTGTGAGACCGTCTGCCAGCCAG GTGGCTTTGTGGACTCAGTGTCTGGATCAATCTATAA GACTGTTGCAGACGTCTtcaatgatgacgatgatgacgaCGACGATGACGACGACAACTAA